One window of the Ureibacillus sp. FSL W7-1570 genome contains the following:
- a CDS encoding peptide chain release factor 3 gives MDSKLKQEILSRRTFAIISHPDAGKTTLTEKLLLFGGAIRAAGTVKGKKTGKFATSDWMEIEKQRGISVTSSVLQFDYDGYRVNILDTPGHQDFSEDTYRTLMAVDSAVMVIDAAKGIESQTIKLFKVCRMRGIPIFTFINKLDRQGKEPLELIEEIEEVLEIKAYPMNWPIGMGKEFYGIYDRYHHRVEQFRVEDKERFLPLDENGELAADHPMKETSYYQQALDDIQLLNEAGNAFSEEEIRQGELTPVFFGSALTNFGVQTFLETYLKFAPAPQPRLTEDEQLIDPMEHEELSGFIFKIQANMNPAHRDRIAFVRIVSGKFERGMNVTLARTGKTFKVTQSTQFLAETRETVDEAVAGDIIGLYDTGTYQIGDTIVGGKKLFQFEKLPQFTPELFVRVSPKNVMKSKQFHKGILQLVQEGAIQYYKTLHTEEIILGAVGQLQFEVFEHRMKNEYNVEVVMQPIGSKIARWIKNEEDVKDSMNSSRSMLVKDRFGKLVFLFENEFAMRWFSEKNEHIQLYSLL, from the coding sequence ATGGATTCAAAATTAAAACAAGAAATATTATCCCGTCGGACGTTTGCAATCATTTCCCACCCGGATGCCGGGAAGACCACGTTGACGGAAAAGCTTTTGCTATTTGGCGGAGCCATCCGCGCTGCCGGTACAGTCAAAGGGAAAAAGACCGGAAAATTCGCCACAAGTGACTGGATGGAAATCGAAAAACAACGGGGAATTTCCGTTACTTCCTCCGTTTTGCAATTCGATTATGACGGCTATCGGGTGAATATCTTGGACACACCGGGACACCAGGACTTCTCGGAGGATACGTACCGTACACTGATGGCGGTGGACAGTGCCGTCATGGTGATTGACGCGGCAAAAGGGATCGAATCGCAAACGATTAAATTGTTCAAAGTTTGCCGTATGCGCGGCATTCCGATTTTTACATTCATCAATAAATTGGACCGCCAAGGGAAAGAACCCCTTGAATTGATCGAAGAAATCGAGGAAGTGCTTGAAATCAAAGCCTATCCGATGAACTGGCCGATCGGTATGGGGAAAGAATTCTACGGCATTTATGACCGCTACCATCATCGGGTGGAACAGTTCCGGGTGGAAGATAAAGAACGCTTTTTGCCATTGGATGAAAATGGCGAATTGGCCGCTGATCATCCGATGAAGGAAACTTCCTATTATCAGCAGGCGTTGGACGATATTCAACTCTTGAATGAAGCGGGGAACGCTTTTTCGGAAGAGGAGATCCGCCAAGGTGAATTGACGCCGGTGTTTTTCGGTTCCGCTTTGACAAACTTTGGCGTGCAAACTTTCTTGGAAACTTATTTGAAATTCGCTCCTGCTCCGCAACCGCGATTGACAGAAGATGAGCAGCTGATTGATCCAATGGAGCATGAGGAGCTTTCCGGATTCATTTTCAAAATTCAGGCAAACATGAACCCGGCACACCGGGATCGAATCGCTTTTGTGCGCATTGTTTCGGGCAAATTTGAACGGGGAATGAATGTGACATTGGCCCGTACAGGAAAAACGTTCAAAGTGACCCAATCGACGCAATTTTTGGCGGAAACCCGGGAAACGGTGGACGAAGCGGTGGCAGGAGACATCATCGGGCTTTATGATACGGGAACATATCAAATCGGAGACACCATCGTGGGTGGAAAGAAATTGTTCCAATTTGAAAAACTCCCTCAATTTACACCGGAACTGTTTGTGAGAGTCAGCCCGAAAAACGTGATGAAATCGAAACAGTTCCATAAAGGCATCTTGCAGCTTGTGCAAGAAGGGGCCATCCAATATTATAAAACGCTGCATACAGAGGAAATCATTCTCGGTGCGGTGGGGCAATTGCAATTTGAAGTGTTCGAGCACCGGATGAAAAATGAATATAATGTGGAAGTTGTCATGCAGCCGATCGGATCCAAAATTGCCCGCTGGATCAAAAATGAAGAGGATGTCAAGGATTCAATGAATTCATCCCGTTCCATGCTGGTGAAAGATCGCTTCGGCAAACTCGTCTTTTTATTCGAAAATGAATTTGCTATGCGCTGGTTCTCGGAGAAAAATGAACATATTCAATTATATAGTTTGTTGTAA
- a CDS encoding UDP-N-acetylmuramoyl-L-alanyl-D-glutamate--2,6-diaminopimelate ligase — MITEEILSVIPMKQVIGQLPNTIKDISDDSRSVQPKSMFVCIKGYTVDGHDYAQDAVNQGATVVVAERPLQLEGNVAQVIVPDTNRTLGLIAAKFFDYPSEDLTMVGVTGTNGKTSVSNIIHQMFVGLGEKSALSGTIGFNLNGVLYETANTTSDALSTQQMIFRAKMEGCHSMVMEVSSHGLALGRLAGVDFDVAVFTNLTHDHLDFHGTMEEYGYAKGLLFSQLGQDLTKNKAAVLNADDPWSKKYESMTPYPIWTYGLKNDAHFRAENCGFNEGFTTFDMITPEGKFPVTMQLLGEFNVYNILAATAVLYSRGYPMEAIIEQIEDLVPIRGRMQKIKTDLPLHIFIDYAHTPDAIEKAIDAAMPFKKPGNKLIFLVGTGGNRDKSKRPAMAEKASRADYVVLTTDDPRFEDYDSITGDLAKGMLHENYACIGDRAEAVRHAIEVAEPGDVIIFAGKGHEDYQIIGNKKYPHSDADIALEAAKLKFVKG, encoded by the coding sequence ATGATTACAGAAGAAATATTGAGCGTCATTCCAATGAAACAAGTGATTGGACAGTTGCCGAATACCATCAAGGATATTTCGGATGATTCAAGAAGTGTTCAGCCAAAAAGCATGTTTGTATGCATCAAAGGATATACGGTGGACGGCCATGACTATGCTCAAGATGCGGTCAATCAAGGGGCAACGGTGGTGGTCGCGGAAAGACCGTTGCAACTGGAAGGCAATGTGGCGCAAGTCATCGTGCCGGATACGAACCGGACATTAGGGCTTATCGCCGCCAAGTTTTTTGATTATCCGTCTGAAGACTTGACGATGGTTGGAGTGACAGGAACAAACGGGAAAACCAGCGTATCGAACATCATTCATCAAATGTTTGTCGGATTGGGAGAAAAATCCGCATTATCAGGCACCATCGGTTTTAATCTGAACGGGGTGCTCTATGAAACAGCGAATACGACAAGCGATGCATTAAGCACGCAGCAAATGATATTCCGTGCGAAAATGGAAGGATGCCATTCGATGGTCATGGAAGTCTCTTCCCACGGCCTGGCTTTGGGAAGACTTGCGGGGGTGGATTTCGATGTGGCCGTGTTTACAAATTTGACCCATGATCATTTGGATTTCCACGGAACGATGGAAGAATACGGATATGCAAAAGGTTTATTGTTTTCCCAATTGGGCCAGGATTTGACAAAAAATAAAGCGGCCGTATTAAATGCGGATGATCCTTGGTCCAAAAAATATGAAAGTATGACCCCATACCCTATATGGACATATGGTTTGAAAAACGATGCCCATTTCCGGGCTGAAAATTGCGGTTTCAATGAAGGTTTTACGACTTTTGATATGATTACGCCTGAAGGAAAATTTCCGGTAACGATGCAATTGTTAGGGGAATTTAACGTTTATAATATTTTGGCGGCGACCGCCGTTTTATATTCCCGCGGTTACCCGATGGAGGCGATCATCGAGCAGATTGAAGACTTGGTGCCGATTCGTGGGCGGATGCAAAAAATCAAAACGGACTTGCCTTTACATATTTTCATCGATTACGCCCACACGCCGGATGCCATCGAAAAAGCCATCGATGCGGCAATGCCATTCAAAAAGCCGGGGAATAAATTGATTTTCCTTGTGGGGACAGGAGGAAACCGGGATAAATCCAAACGGCCTGCCATGGCGGAGAAAGCCTCAAGAGCGGATTACGTCGTGCTAACAACAGATGATCCCCGCTTCGAAGATTACGATAGCATTACAGGCGATTTGGCAAAAGGGATGCTTCATGAGAATTATGCCTGCATCGGTGACCGGGCGGAAGCGGTCCGGCATGCGATCGAGGTTGCGGAGCCTGGGGATGTCATCATCTTTGCCGGTAAAGGACATGAAGATTATCAAATCATCGGCAACAAAAAATATCCTCACAGTGATGCGGATATTGCCTTGGAAGCTGCAAAATTGAAATTTGTCAAAGGGTGA